From the Manihot esculenta cultivar AM560-2 chromosome 3, M.esculenta_v8, whole genome shotgun sequence genome, one window contains:
- the LOC110611227 gene encoding cleavage and polyadenylation specificity factor subunit 6 isoform X1 — MDEGEGCDQMEQFHRNEAISAVADEGFLGEEDDDYEDLYNDVNVGEGFLQSLRKNEDLGFQNQDSNNNNNNTNDDKKIDPPVVAPNTGGAVTGDSNVSRISGYESQGFRGSDMVQKGPSAGSGGLRVELGQNSSKVNEIEEQSANNNSVISSSNNNNNESVQGNISQQTHSVGGVNVGNIPNESMVRNVNGANMIGNGSSGSGVVVPGGGATGGGGGGTILFVGDLHWWTTDAELEAELCKYGVVKEVKFFDEKASGKSKGYCQVEFYDPAAAAACKEGMNGHIFNGRPCVVAFASPYSVKRMGEAQVNRNQQMAQASLSQARRGNNDGGKSGGAGGTGGASGGAIATGGNYQGGDGNRGYGRGNWGRGNAQGMGGRGPIGPMRNRAGGGMGGRGIMGNAGNGFGQGIGATPPLLHPNSMMGQGFDPAFGAPMGRMGTYGGFPGAPTPPFSGILSSFPPVGGVGLPGVAPHVNPAFFGRGMPMNGMGMMPTSGADGPNMGMWSDPSMGGWGGEDHGGGRAGESSYGEEAASDHQYGEVSHDRGGWQNTIKEKDRASERDWSGSSDRRYRDDREAGYDREMPREKDMGGHDNEWSEKRHRDERDVGRERERERERDRERSRDREREKERDRDRDRDRYREDRDRYVDHHRYRDREVEHDDDWDKGRSSRTHSKSRISQEEEHRSRSRDADYGKRRRLTSE, encoded by the coding sequence ATGGACGAAGGCGAGGGCTGCGATCAGATGGAGCAGTTCCACCGAAACGAGGCAATTTCAGCCGTTGCCGACGAGGGATTTTTGGGCGAAGAGGATGACGATTATGAGGATCTTTACAACGACGTCAATGTTGGTGAGGGTTTCTTGCAATCTCTTAGGAAAAATGAGGACTTAGGATTTCAAAATCAGGATAGTAACAACAATAATAACAACACTAACGATGATAAAAAGATCGACCCACCTGTTGTAGCGCCGAATACTGGTGGTGCCGTGACTGGAGATAGTAATGTTTCTAGGATCTCTGGTTATGAAAGTCAGGGCTTTAGAGGGAGTGATATGGTCCAGAAAGGACCCAGCGCTGGATCCGGGGGGCTTAGGGTTGAATTGGGGCAGAATTCTAGTAAAGTGAATGAGATTGAAGAGCAGAGTGCTAACAATAATAGCGTTATTAGCAGcagcaacaacaacaacaatgaaAGTGTTCAAGGGAATATCAGCCAGCAGACTCATAGTGTTGGGGGTGTGAATGTGGGTAATATACCCAATGAGAGTATGGTTAGAAATGTGAATGGAGCAAATATGATTGGTAATGGTAGTAGCGGTTCTGGAGTTGTTGTTCCTGGTGGAGGAGCTacaggtggaggtggaggtgggacTATATTGTTTGTTGGGGATTTACATTGGTGGACAACAGATGCAGAGCTAGAGGCTGAGTTATGCAAGTATGGTGTGGTAAAGGAAGTGAAGTTTTTTGACGAGAAAGCAAGTGGAAAGTCAAAAGGGTATTGTCAAGTTGAATTTTATGACCCTGCTGCAGCTGCAGCTTGTAAGGAAGGGATGAATGGACATATATTTAATGGAAGGCCATGTGTTGTGGCTTTTGCATCGCCTTATAGCGTGAAGAGGATGGGAGAGGCTCAGGTTAATAGGAATCAGCAGATGGCTCAAGCTTCACTTTCTCAAGCAAGAAGGGGGAACAATGATGGCGGTAAGAGTGGGGGAGCAGGTGGTACTGGTGGGGCAAGTGGTGGCGCTATTGCAACTGGTGGGAACTATCAAGGTGGGGATGGGAATAGAGGGTACGGGAGAGGAAATTGGGGGAGAGGGAATGCACAAGGGATGGGTGGTAGAGGCCCAATTGGTCCAATGAGGAATAGGGCTGGAGGCGGTATGGGTGGGAGAGGTATAATGGGGAATGCTGGAAATGGATTTGGCCAGGGTATTGGTGCTACACCCCCATTATTGCATCCCAATTCAATGATGGGGCAAGGTTTTGATCCAGCGTTTGGTGCACCTATGGGACGAATGGGGACTTATGGGGGCTTTCCTGGTGCTCCCACGCCTCCATTTTCAGGGATCCTATCTTCCTTCCCGCCTGTTGGAGGTGTGGGGTTGCCTGGAGTGGCTCCACATGTAAATCCTGCATTTTTTGGAAGAGGAATGCCGATGAATGGCATGGGAATGATGCCTACAAGTGGTGCTGATGGACCCAATATGGGAATGTGGTCAGATCCTAGTATGGGTGGATGGGGTGGGGAGGATCATGGTGGTGGAAGAGCTGGCGAGTCTAGTTATGGTGAGGAAGCTGCATCTGATCATCAGTATGGTGAGGTTAGTCATGATAGAGGAGGTTGGCAGAACACCATTAAGGAGAAAGATAGAGCTTCAGAAAGAGACTGGTCTGGATCCTCTGATAGAAGGTATCGAGATGATAGGGAAGCAGGGTATGATAGAGAGATGCCTAGAGAAAAAGATATGGGTGGTCATGATAATGAGTGGTCAGAGAAAAGGCATCGCGATGAAAGGGATGTTGGTAGAGAAAGGGAAAGGGAGCGTGAAAGGGATAGGGAACGTTCTCGAGATCGTGAACGTGAAAAGGAACGTGATCGGGATAGGGATCGTGATCGTTATAGGGAAGACCGGGATCGGTATGTTGATCATCATAGGTACAGGGACCGTGAAGTGGAGCATGATGATGATTGGGACAAGGGTAGGTCATCACGGACCCACAGCAAATCTAGAATATCACAGGAGGAGGAGCATCGTTCAAGATCAAGGGATGCTGATTATGGGAAGAGACGAAGGCTTACATCGGAGTAA
- the LOC110611227 gene encoding PE-PGRS family protein PE_PGRS30 isoform X2 → MDEGEGCDQMEQFHRNEAISAVADEGFLGEEDDDYEDLYNDVNVGEGFLQSLRKNEDLGFQNQDSNNNNNNTNDDKKIDPPVVAPNTGGAVTGDSNVSRISGYESQGFRGSDMVQKGPSAGSGGLRVELGQNSSKVNEIEEQSANNNSVISSSNNNNNESVQGNISQQTHSVGGVNVGNIPNESMVRNVNGANMIGNGSSGSGVVVPGGGATGGGGGGTILFVGDLHWWTTDAELEAELCKYGVVKEVKFFDEKASGKSKGYCQVEFYDPAAAAACKEGMNGHIFNGRPCVVAFASPYSVKRMGEAQVNRNQQMAQASLSQARRGNNDGGKSGGAGGTGGASGGAIATGGNYQGGDGNRGYGRGNWGRGNAQGMGGRGPIGPMRNRAGGGMGGRGIMGNAGNGFGQGIGATPPLLHPNSMMGQGFDPAFGAPMGRMGTYGGFPGAPTPPFSGILSSFPPVGGVGLPGVAPHVNPAFFGRAGESSYGEEAASDHQYGEVSHDRGGWQNTIKEKDRASERDWSGSSDRRYRDDREAGYDREMPREKDMGGHDNEWSEKRHRDERDVGRERERERERDRERSRDREREKERDRDRDRDRYREDRDRYVDHHRYRDREVEHDDDWDKGRSSRTHSKSRISQEEEHRSRSRDADYGKRRRLTSE, encoded by the exons ATGGACGAAGGCGAGGGCTGCGATCAGATGGAGCAGTTCCACCGAAACGAGGCAATTTCAGCCGTTGCCGACGAGGGATTTTTGGGCGAAGAGGATGACGATTATGAGGATCTTTACAACGACGTCAATGTTGGTGAGGGTTTCTTGCAATCTCTTAGGAAAAATGAGGACTTAGGATTTCAAAATCAGGATAGTAACAACAATAATAACAACACTAACGATGATAAAAAGATCGACCCACCTGTTGTAGCGCCGAATACTGGTGGTGCCGTGACTGGAGATAGTAATGTTTCTAGGATCTCTGGTTATGAAAGTCAGGGCTTTAGAGGGAGTGATATGGTCCAGAAAGGACCCAGCGCTGGATCCGGGGGGCTTAGGGTTGAATTGGGGCAGAATTCTAGTAAAGTGAATGAGATTGAAGAGCAGAGTGCTAACAATAATAGCGTTATTAGCAGcagcaacaacaacaacaatgaaAGTGTTCAAGGGAATATCAGCCAGCAGACTCATAGTGTTGGGGGTGTGAATGTGGGTAATATACCCAATGAGAGTATGGTTAGAAATGTGAATGGAGCAAATATGATTGGTAATGGTAGTAGCGGTTCTGGAGTTGTTGTTCCTGGTGGAGGAGCTacaggtggaggtggaggtgggacTATATTGTTTGTTGGGGATTTACATTGGTGGACAACAGATGCAGAGCTAGAGGCTGAGTTATGCAAGTATGGTGTGGTAAAGGAAGTGAAGTTTTTTGACGAGAAAGCAAGTGGAAAGTCAAAAGGGTATTGTCAAGTTGAATTTTATGACCCTGCTGCAGCTGCAGCTTGTAAGGAAGGGATGAATGGACATATATTTAATGGAAGGCCATGTGTTGTGGCTTTTGCATCGCCTTATAGCGTGAAGAGGATGGGAGAGGCTCAGGTTAATAGGAATCAGCAGATGGCTCAAGCTTCACTTTCTCAAGCAAGAAGGGGGAACAATGATGGCGGTAAGAGTGGGGGAGCAGGTGGTACTGGTGGGGCAAGTGGTGGCGCTATTGCAACTGGTGGGAACTATCAAGGTGGGGATGGGAATAGAGGGTACGGGAGAGGAAATTGGGGGAGAGGGAATGCACAAGGGATGGGTGGTAGAGGCCCAATTGGTCCAATGAGGAATAGGGCTGGAGGCGGTATGGGTGGGAGAGGTATAATGGGGAATGCTGGAAATGGATTTGGCCAGGGTATTGGTGCTACACCCCCATTATTGCATCCCAATTCAATGATGGGGCAAGGTTTTGATCCAGCGTTTGGTGCACCTATGGGACGAATGGGGACTTATGGGGGCTTTCCTGGTGCTCCCACGCCTCCATTTTCAGGGATCCTATCTTCCTTCCCGCCTGTTGGAGGTGTGGGGTTGCCTGGAGTGGCTCCACATGTAAATCCTGCATTTTTTGGAAGAG CTGGCGAGTCTAGTTATGGTGAGGAAGCTGCATCTGATCATCAGTATGGTGAGGTTAGTCATGATAGAGGAGGTTGGCAGAACACCATTAAGGAGAAAGATAGAGCTTCAGAAAGAGACTGGTCTGGATCCTCTGATAGAAGGTATCGAGATGATAGGGAAGCAGGGTATGATAGAGAGATGCCTAGAGAAAAAGATATGGGTGGTCATGATAATGAGTGGTCAGAGAAAAGGCATCGCGATGAAAGGGATGTTGGTAGAGAAAGGGAAAGGGAGCGTGAAAGGGATAGGGAACGTTCTCGAGATCGTGAACGTGAAAAGGAACGTGATCGGGATAGGGATCGTGATCGTTATAGGGAAGACCGGGATCGGTATGTTGATCATCATAGGTACAGGGACCGTGAAGTGGAGCATGATGATGATTGGGACAAGGGTAGGTCATCACGGACCCACAGCAAATCTAGAATATCACAGGAGGAGGAGCATCGTTCAAGATCAAGGGATGCTGATTATGGGAAGAGACGAAGGCTTACATCGGAGTAA